The following are encoded together in the Phragmites australis chromosome 19, lpPhrAust1.1, whole genome shotgun sequence genome:
- the LOC133900100 gene encoding actin cytoskeleton-regulatory complex protein PAN1-like: MAGTKADANAETGDGGGGGGGGGGGGSFSEQRLVEKLNKLNNSAASIQSLSQRCIFHRKRARRVVDTWEKQFNSATKDKKISFLYLSNDILQNSKRKGGEYVNEFWRVLPRSLKHVYEIGGDEGKKVVARLIRIWDERKVFGTRIGSLKDDILGDNPPALDNTGNSLNPSSNPSSNSKAARKDSSTIVKKLTVGGMPEKIVTAYQSVLDKHFDEDTALKKCKSTVEVWKKINKVIDDACTHGIQPASSLISDLQEQEATLKKCIEQLESVETVRIFLINQLKEALSEQESKSELLHSQLKVARIEAARAMQLRQQHGGALVTNGAGSSSSPLMITPERTATMVQGSGVRSISPQLQPLHPATSFPTAVGAVGDESKKTAAAMADKLASLSAPEQVLSSILSSFVAEHAASMNSGSPSGELSAGPPGFQIEKRSRLEKSAQTGDMVAPPFFGKLPQLQQQIGAVPTSLGGTQPPTQANQAPGPFPPPPPPLPSLLPPLLQQYSQSTGGMIGMGAFGMMAGSMPPPPPLSNILPAGFPRPSGPPPPPPFPPAQNQPQQQQSPQAPQQSPTSAGFFQSSGIGFFPPMQVQQSSVQRHSPSYKGSTG, encoded by the exons ATGGCGGGCACGAAGGCAGATGCAAACGCGGAAAcgggggacggcggcggcggcggcggcggcggcgggggaggcggctCCTTTAGCGAGCAGAGGCTGGTCGAGAAGCTCAACAAGCTCAACAACTCAGCGGCGAGCATTCAGT CACTTTCACAACGGTGCATTTTTCACCGCAAGAGAGCCAGAAGGGTTGTAGACACATGGGAAAAGCAGTTTAATAGTGCAACAAAGGATAAGAAGATATCGTTCCTGTATCTATCAAATGACATACTGCAAAACAGCAAACGTAAGGGAGGAGAATATGTGAATGAGTTCTGGAGGGTTCTACCTAGATCACTGAAACATGTCTATGAAATTGGGGGAGACgaaggaaagaaagtggtggcGAGATTG ATACGAATTTGGGATGAACGGAAAGTTTTTGGGACCCGTATTGGAAGTCTGAAAGATGACATTCTTGGTGACAACCCTCCTGCATTGGATAACACTGGGAATAGTTTGAACCCTAGCTCTAATCCCTCTTCAAACTCCAAAGCTGCACGGAAGGATTCCAGTACAATAGTAAAA AAACTGACTGTTGGCGGGATGCCTGAAAAGATTGTAACTGCATACCAATCGGTGCTTGATAAACATTTTGATGAAGATACAGCTTTGAAAAAATGTAAGAGTACTGTTGAGGTTTGGAAGAAGATAAATAAAGTTATAGATGATGCTTGTACCCATG gTATTCAGCCAGCATCATCATTGATTTCCGAccttcaagaacaagaagcaacccTAAAGAAGTGCATTGAACAACTTGAAAGTGTCGAGACGGTGAGGATATTCCTGATCAATCAATTAAAAGAAGCCCTCAGCGAACAG GAGTCGAAGTCGGAGCTTCTTCACAGCCAGTTGAAA GTTGCTCGAATAGAGGCTGCACGTGCCATGCAACTAAGACAACAACATGGTGGTGCCCTTGTCACCAATGGTGCAGGATCGAGCTCTAGTCCACTCATGATTACTCCAGAGCGAACAGCTACCATGGTGCAGGGTTCAGGAGTAAGGTCAATATCTCCCCAGTTACAGCCACTGCATCCTGCAACCTCATTTCCCACCGCAGTCGGTGCAGTGGGTGATGAGTCCAAGAAAACGGCAGCAGCTATGGCAGATAAGCTTGCATCTTTGTCAGCACCTGAGCAGGTGCTGTCCTCCATTTTGTCATCCTTTGTCGCTGAGCATGCTGCTTCCATGAATAGTGGATCGCCTTCTGGAGAACTCTCTGCAGGACCACCAGGCTTCCAGATTGAAAAGAGGTCTAGGCTTGAGAAATCCGCACAGACTGGTGACATGGTTGCTCCTCCCTTTTTTGGGAAATTGCCACAGTTGCAACAACAGATTGGAGCAGTGCCTACTTCTCTTGGAGGCACACAACCACCAACACAAGCAAACCAAGCACCTGGCCCAtttccaccacctccaccaccattgCCATCTCTATTGCCACCACTTCTGCAACAATACAGTCAAAGTACTGGAGGGATGATTGGAATGGGAGCTTTCGGGATGATGGCCGGCTCTatgccacctccgcctccactgTCTAACATTCTGCCAGCAGGTTTTCCAAGACCAAGCGGGCCACCCCCTCCACCTCCCTTTCCACCAGCTCAGAACCAACCCCAGCAACAGCAGTCTCCTCAGGCACCACAGCAATCACCGACATCAGCCGGATTCTTTCAATCATCAGGCATTGGGTTCTTCCCACCGATGCAGGTGCAGCAATCGTCTGTCCAACGACATTCGCCAAGCTATAAAGGCAGCACAGGCTGA